One Heterodontus francisci isolate sHetFra1 chromosome 3, sHetFra1.hap1, whole genome shotgun sequence DNA window includes the following coding sequences:
- the LOC137366797 gene encoding calphotin-like, which produces MLGGPNIADGVRFRSAVLWAAGVISTLVLEYGEKRAKRSRVYAIKVLDFHQLRYLTSVITPAPTSYILITAPPAPPVAECSTAPPVAECSTAPPVAECSTAPPVAVWVSIAQRPQRSTAPPVAVWVSIAQRPQRSTAPPVAVWHCAPSGCVGECSTVPSAAECRTVPPVAEYSTAAPVAVWHSAPRGCVGECSTVPPVAECRTAPPVPPVAECSTVPPVAECSTVPPVAECSTVPPVAECSTVPPVAECSTVPPVAECSTVPPVAECSTVPPVAECSTVPPVAECSTVPPVAECSTVPPVAEYSTAAPVAVWVSIAQRPQRSTVPPVAVWVSIAQRPQCSTASPVAVWHSTPRGCVAECSTVPSVAECRTAPSVAECRTAPSVAECRTAPSVAECRTAPSVAECRTAPSVAECRTAPSVAECRTAPSVAECRTAPSVAECSTAPPVAECSTAPPVAECSTAPPVAECSTVPPVAECSTVPPVAECSTVPPVAECSTVPPVAECSTVPPVAECSTVPPVAECSTVPPVAECSTVPPVAECSTVPPVAEYSTAAPVAVWVSIAQRPQRSTVPPVAVWHSTPRGCVAECSTAPSVAECRTAPSVAECRTAPSVAECRTAPSVAECRTAPSVAECRTAPSVAECRTAPSVAECRTAPSVAECRTAPSVAECRTAPSVAECRTAPSVAECRTAPSVAECRTAPSVAECRTAPSVAECRTAPSVAECRTAPSVAECRTAPSVAECRTAPSVAECRTAPSVAECRTAPSVAECRTAPSVAECRTAPSVAECRTAPSVAECRTAPSVAECRTAPSVAECRTAPSVAECRTAPSVAECRTAPSVAECRTAPSVAECRTAPSVAECRTAPSVAECRTAPSVAVWVRIAQRPQRSTALPVAVWVSIAQRPQWLCG; this is translated from the exons atgctgggagggcccaATATTGCTGatggcg TGCGGTTTAGATCTGCTGTGCTCTGGGCAGCGGGTGTGATTTCGACTCTGGTGCTTG AATATGGTGAAAAGAGAGCAAAACGCAGCCGTGTTTATGCGATTAAAGTGTTGGATTTCCACCAATTGAGATATCTGACTTCTGTCatcactcctgctcctacttcttacatTCTTAT CACAGCGCCCCCAGCGCCCCCGGTGGCTGAGTGCAGCACAGCGCCCCCGGTGGCTGAGTGCAGCACAGCGCCCCCGGTGGCTGAGTGCAGCACAGCGCCCCCAGTGGCTGTGTGGGTGAGTATAGCACAGCGCCCCCAGCGTAGCACAGCGCCCCCAGTGGCTGTGTGGGTGAGTATAGCACAGCGCCCCCAGCGTAGCACAGCGCCTCCAGTGGCTGTGTGG CACTGTGCCCCCAGTGGCTGTGTGGGTGAGTGTAGCACAGTGCCCTCAGCGGCTGAGTGTCGCACAGTGCCCCCAGTGGCTGAGTATAGCACAGCGGCCCCAGTGGCTGTATGG CACAGCGCCCCCAGAGGCTGTGTGGGTGAGTGTAGCACAGTGCCCCCCGTGGCTGAGTGTCGCACAGCGCCCCCAGTGCCCCCAGTGGCTGAGTGCAGCACAGTGCCCCCAGTGGCTGAGTGCAGCACAGTGCCCCCAGTGGCTGAGTGCAGCACAGTGCCCCCAGTGGCTGAGTGCAGCACAGTGCCCCCAGTGGCTGAGTGCAGCACAGTGCCCCCAGTGGCTGAGTGCAGCACAGTGCCCCCAGTGGCTGAGTGCAGCACAGTGCCCCCAGTGGCTGAGTGCAGCACAGTGCCCCCAGTGGCTGAGTGCAGCACAGTGCCCCCAGTGGCTGAGTGCAGCACAGTGCCCCCAGTGGCTGAGTATAGCACAGCGGCCCCAGTGGCTGTATGGGTGAGTATAGCACAGCGCCCCCAGCGTAGCACAGTGCCTCCAGTGGCTGTGTGGGTGAGTATAGCACAACGACCCCAGTGTAGCACAGCATCCCCAGTGGCTGTGTGG CACAGCACCCCCAGAGGCTGTGTGGCTGAGTGTAGCACAGTGCCCTCAGTGGCTGAGTGTCGCACAGCGCCCTCAGTGGCTGAGTGTCGCACAGCGCCCTCAGTGGCTGAGTGTCGCACAGCGCCCTCAGTGGCTGAGTGTCGCACAGCGCCCTCAGTGGCTGAGTGTCGCACAGCGCCCTCAGTGGCTGAGTGTCGCACAGCGCCCTCAGTGGCTGAGTGTCGCACAGCGCCCTCAGTGGCTGAGTGTCGCACAGCGCCCTCAGTGGCTGAGTGCAGCACAGCGCCCCCAGTGGCTGAGTGCAGCACAGCGCCCCCAGTGGCTGAGTGCAGCACAGCGCCCCCAGTGGCTGAGTGCAGCACAGTGCCCCCAGTGGCTGAGTGCAGCACAGTGCCCCCAGTGGCTGAGTGCAGCACAGTGCCCCCAGTGGCTGAGTGCAGCACAGTGCCCCCAGTGGCTGAGTGCAGCACAGTGCCCCCAGTGGCTGAGTGCAGCACAGTGCCCCCAGTGGCTGAGTGCAGCACAGTGCCCCCAGTGGCTGAGTGCAGCACAGTGCCCCCAGTGGCTGAGTGCAGCACAGTGCCCCCAGTGGCTGAGTATAGCACAGCGGCCCCAGTGGCTGTATGGGTGAGTATAGCACAGCGCCCCCAGCGTAGCACAGTGCCTCCAGTGGCTGTGTGG CACAGCACCCCCAGAGGCTGTGTGGCTGAGTGTAGCACAGCGCCCTCAGTGGCTGAGTGTCGCACAGCGCCCTCAGTGGCTGAGTGTCGCACAGCGCCCTCAGTGGCTGAGTGTCGCACAGCGCCCTCAGTGGCTGAGTGTCGCACAGCGCCCTCAGTGGCTGAGTGTCGCACAGCGCCCTCAGTGGCTGAGTGTCGCACAGCGCCCTCAGTGGCTGAGTGTCGCACAGCGCCCTCAGTGGCTGAGTGTCGCACAGCGCCCTCAGTGGCTGAGTGTCGCACAGCGCCCTCAGTGGCTGAGTGTCGCACAGCGCCCTCAGTGGCTGAGTGTCGCACAGCGCCCTCAGTGGCTGAGTGTCGCACAGCGCCCTCAGTGGCTGAGTGTCGCACAGCGCCCTCAGTGGCTGAGTGTCGCACAGCGCCCTCAGTGGCTGAGTGTCGCACAGCGCCCTCAGTGGCTGAGTGTCGCACAGCGCCCTCAGTGGCTGAGTGTCGCACAGCGCCCTCAGTGGCTGAGTGTCGCACAGCGCCCTCAGTGGCTGAGTGTCGCACAGCGCCCTCAGTGGCTGAGTGTCGCACAGCGCCCTCAGTGGCTGAGTGTCGCACAGCGCCCTCAGTGGCTGAGTGTCGCACAGCGCCCTCAGTGGCTGAGTGTCGCACAGCGCCCTCAGTGGCTGAGTGTCGCACAGCGCCCTCAGTGGCTGAGTGTCGCACAGCGCCCTCAGTGGCTGAGTGTCGCACAGCGCCCTCAGTGGCTGAGTGTCGCACAGCGCCCTCAGTGGCTGAGTGTCGCACAGCGCCCTCAGTGGCTGAGTGTCGCACAGCGCCCTCAGTGGCTGAGTGTCGCACAGCGCCCTCAGTGGCTGAGTGTCGCACAGCGCCCTCAGTGGCTGTGTGGGTGAGGATAGCACAGCGCCCCCAGCGTAGCACAGCGCTCCCAGTGGCTGTGTGGGTGAGTATAGCACAGCGCCCCCAGTGGCTGTGTGGGTGA